A single region of the Montipora capricornis isolate CH-2021 chromosome 13, ASM3666992v2, whole genome shotgun sequence genome encodes:
- the LOC138030267 gene encoding angiotensin-converting enzyme-like isoform X1: protein MFLLVFCFNIFSQVVSSGNNAKAEDFLREFNLRGSVEKNKFEVADWRYATNVSSKEAIASLEAASLKYNAFLEEARLNASEFANLGELSEDFQRQLKLIRLSWTLSDPQGKKIKMRQIYSTTRVYDPVTKMNLSLFPDLTNTMSNTNNPSYSTLNLAWQGWRDAVGPKIRPLFEEYVELVNQRARENDFSNYGTFLRELHELRNLPELVKTLWEDMEPFYKELHAYVRSKLSDHFPQSLGDSAIPANVLGSMWADSWVGTYPLVKPYKRKPGLDATLPMREKNYTIEDMIRVAESFFVSLGFGKLPRKFQERSMIRKPEGRDVECHSSAWDMFTQGSGKDVRIQQCTEVTQDWLVTTHREMAHVYYYMSFWDQPFIYRDSVDPAFYQAVGDMMSLFASKPQYLAEVGLLKNYVHDDKGTEINALMKMALDNIAFLPFGYLMDQWRWGVFEDKIKPSEYNTEWWKLRTKYQGIEPPIQRTERDFDPGANYLIANDAKYVRSVLSTVLQFQFHKAACKAAGVEGPLHQCSIYKSAAAGKKIRDMLQLGNSKPWSDTLKTLIDKRTVDARPMKEYFWPLYLWLRDKRCTSKYKIGWPENQGPDGDPCVVPTTPPDTEETMTPQDKGANSKAHGQCTGTAEKLIMTVFAALLCLNFQVNLVKSF from the exons ATGTTTCTACTCGTCTTTTGTTTTAATATCTTCAGTCAAGTCGTTTCTTCTGGAAACAATGCTAAAGCCGAGGACTTCCTTCGCGAATTCAATCTTCGTGGATCAGTcgagaaaaacaaatttgaagtcGCAGATTGGAGATACGCTACCAACGTGTCGTCCAAAGAGGCAATCGCTTCCCTGGAAGCCGCATCTTTGAAGTACAACGCATTCCTGGAGGAAGCGCGATTGAATGCGTCAGAATTTGCGAATTTGGGAGAGCTATCTGAGGATTTTCAGCGACAACTCAAATTGATTCGATTGTCTTGGACATTAAGTGATCCACAGGGCAAGAAGATTAAAATGCGTCAAATTTACAGTACTACTCGAGTGTATGATCCTGTAACAAAGATGAACCTATCTCTTTTTCCGGACTTGACCAATACAATGAGTAACACGAACAACCCTTCATATTCTACCTTAAATCTCGCTTGGCAAGGATGGCGTGACGCAGTTGGTCCGAAAATAAGACCGCTTTTTGAGGAATACGTTGAGCTGGTGAACCAGAGAGCGCGAGAGAACGATTTTTCAAACTATGGCACTTTTTTGCGCGAATTACACGAGTTGCGGAATCTTCCAGAGCTCGTTAAAACTCTTTGGGAAGATATGGAACCATTTTACAAAGAGCTTCACGCGTATGTTCGCTCCAAACTCAGTGACCACTTTCCGCAATCTCTAGGAGATTCTGCTATCCCAGCCAATGTTCTGGGCAGTATGTGGGCAGATTCATGGGTGGGGACATATCCTCTTGTAAAACCATACAAGAGGAAACCGGGTCTCGACGCAACCTTGCCCATGAGGGAGAAGAACTACACCATCGAGGACATGATCCGAGTGGCGGAATCTTTCTTCGTGTCCCTCGGATTCGGCAAACTTCCTAGGAAATTTCAAGAGAGGTCTATGATACGAAAACCCGAGGGACGGGATGTTGAATGCCATTCTTCAGCCTGGGACATGTTTACTCAGGGCAGTGGAAAAGACGTGAG AATACAGCAGTGCACAGAGGTCACGCAAGACTGGCTTGTCACGACACACCGCGAGATGGCACACGTTTATTACTACATGTCGTTTTGGGATCAGCCGTTTATCTATCGTGACAGCGTAGATCCTGCATTTTACCAGGCTGTGGGTGACATGATGTCGCTTTTTGCCTCTAAACCACAGTATCTTGCCGAGGTTGGACTGCTTAAAAATTATGTCCATGATGACAAAG GTACGGAGATAAATGCCTTGATGAAAATGGCATTAGACAACATTGCTTTTCTACCGTTTGGCTATCTAATGGACCAATGGCGTTGGGGCGTCTTTGAAGACAAGATTAAACCAAGCGAGTACAACACTGAATGGTGGAAACTAAGAACTAAGTACCAGGGCATCGAACCTCCGATACAGAGGACAGAGAGAGATTTCGACCCTGGGGCAAATTATCTTATAGCCAATGACGCAAAGTACGTCAG GTCCGTTCTTAGCACGGTGCTGCAGTTTCAGTTCCACAAAGCTGCCTGTAAGGCAGCTGGCGTTGAGGGACCTCTTCACCAGTGCTCTATATACAAGTCAGCCGCAGCAGGCAAAAAAATCAG AGACATGCTCCAACTCGGCAATAGTAAGCCCTGGTCCGATACCCTAAAAACCCTTATCGACAAGCGAACCGTAGATGCTCGTCCCATGAAGGAATATTTCTGGCCTCTATATTTGTGGTTGAGAGACAAAAGATGTACTTCTAAGTACAAGATTGGATGGCCCGAAAATCAGGGACCTGATGGGGATCCTTGTGTGGTGCCAACAACGCCACCGGACACAGAAGAAACGATGACCCCACAGGATAAAGGAGCAAACTCGAAAGCGCATGGTCAGTGCACAGGCACCGCTGAGAAGTTGATAATGACTGTATTTGCTGCGCTGTTGTGTTTAAACTTTCAGGTCAACCTGGTAAAGTCGTTTTGA
- the LOC138030267 gene encoding angiotensin-converting enzyme-like isoform X2 — protein MFLLVFCFNIFSQVVSSGNNAKAEDFLREFNLRGSVEKNKFEVADWRYATNVSSKEAIASLEAASLKYNAFLEEARLNASEFANLGELSEDFQRQLKLIRLSWTLSDPQGKKIKMRQIYSTTRVYDPVTKMNLSLFPDLTNTMSNTNNPSYSTLNLAWQGWRDAVGPKIRPLFEEYVELVNQRARENDFSNYGTFLRELHELRNLPELVKTLWEDMEPFYKELHAYVRSKLSDHFPQSLGDSAIPANVLGSMWADSWVGTYPLVKPYKRKPGLDATLPMREKNYTIEDMIRVAESFFVSLGFGKLPRKFQERSMIRKPEGRDVECHSSAWDMFTQGSGKDVRIQQCTEVTQDWLVTTHREMAHVYYYMSFWDQPFIYRDSVDPAFYQAVGDMMSLFASKPQYLAEVGLLKNYVHDDKGTEINALMKMALDNIAFLPFGYLMDQWRWGVFEDKIKPSEYNTEWWKLRTKYQGIEPPIQRTERDFDPGANYLIANDAKSVLSTVLQFQFHKAACKAAGVEGPLHQCSIYKSAAAGKKIRDMLQLGNSKPWSDTLKTLIDKRTVDARPMKEYFWPLYLWLRDKRCTSKYKIGWPENQGPDGDPCVVPTTPPDTEETMTPQDKGANSKAHGQCTGTAEKLIMTVFAALLCLNFQVNLVKSF, from the exons ATGTTTCTACTCGTCTTTTGTTTTAATATCTTCAGTCAAGTCGTTTCTTCTGGAAACAATGCTAAAGCCGAGGACTTCCTTCGCGAATTCAATCTTCGTGGATCAGTcgagaaaaacaaatttgaagtcGCAGATTGGAGATACGCTACCAACGTGTCGTCCAAAGAGGCAATCGCTTCCCTGGAAGCCGCATCTTTGAAGTACAACGCATTCCTGGAGGAAGCGCGATTGAATGCGTCAGAATTTGCGAATTTGGGAGAGCTATCTGAGGATTTTCAGCGACAACTCAAATTGATTCGATTGTCTTGGACATTAAGTGATCCACAGGGCAAGAAGATTAAAATGCGTCAAATTTACAGTACTACTCGAGTGTATGATCCTGTAACAAAGATGAACCTATCTCTTTTTCCGGACTTGACCAATACAATGAGTAACACGAACAACCCTTCATATTCTACCTTAAATCTCGCTTGGCAAGGATGGCGTGACGCAGTTGGTCCGAAAATAAGACCGCTTTTTGAGGAATACGTTGAGCTGGTGAACCAGAGAGCGCGAGAGAACGATTTTTCAAACTATGGCACTTTTTTGCGCGAATTACACGAGTTGCGGAATCTTCCAGAGCTCGTTAAAACTCTTTGGGAAGATATGGAACCATTTTACAAAGAGCTTCACGCGTATGTTCGCTCCAAACTCAGTGACCACTTTCCGCAATCTCTAGGAGATTCTGCTATCCCAGCCAATGTTCTGGGCAGTATGTGGGCAGATTCATGGGTGGGGACATATCCTCTTGTAAAACCATACAAGAGGAAACCGGGTCTCGACGCAACCTTGCCCATGAGGGAGAAGAACTACACCATCGAGGACATGATCCGAGTGGCGGAATCTTTCTTCGTGTCCCTCGGATTCGGCAAACTTCCTAGGAAATTTCAAGAGAGGTCTATGATACGAAAACCCGAGGGACGGGATGTTGAATGCCATTCTTCAGCCTGGGACATGTTTACTCAGGGCAGTGGAAAAGACGTGAG AATACAGCAGTGCACAGAGGTCACGCAAGACTGGCTTGTCACGACACACCGCGAGATGGCACACGTTTATTACTACATGTCGTTTTGGGATCAGCCGTTTATCTATCGTGACAGCGTAGATCCTGCATTTTACCAGGCTGTGGGTGACATGATGTCGCTTTTTGCCTCTAAACCACAGTATCTTGCCGAGGTTGGACTGCTTAAAAATTATGTCCATGATGACAAAG GTACGGAGATAAATGCCTTGATGAAAATGGCATTAGACAACATTGCTTTTCTACCGTTTGGCTATCTAATGGACCAATGGCGTTGGGGCGTCTTTGAAGACAAGATTAAACCAAGCGAGTACAACACTGAATGGTGGAAACTAAGAACTAAGTACCAGGGCATCGAACCTCCGATACAGAGGACAGAGAGAGATTTCGACCCTGGGGCAAATTATCTTATAGCCAATGACGCAAA GTCCGTTCTTAGCACGGTGCTGCAGTTTCAGTTCCACAAAGCTGCCTGTAAGGCAGCTGGCGTTGAGGGACCTCTTCACCAGTGCTCTATATACAAGTCAGCCGCAGCAGGCAAAAAAATCAG AGACATGCTCCAACTCGGCAATAGTAAGCCCTGGTCCGATACCCTAAAAACCCTTATCGACAAGCGAACCGTAGATGCTCGTCCCATGAAGGAATATTTCTGGCCTCTATATTTGTGGTTGAGAGACAAAAGATGTACTTCTAAGTACAAGATTGGATGGCCCGAAAATCAGGGACCTGATGGGGATCCTTGTGTGGTGCCAACAACGCCACCGGACACAGAAGAAACGATGACCCCACAGGATAAAGGAGCAAACTCGAAAGCGCATGGTCAGTGCACAGGCACCGCTGAGAAGTTGATAATGACTGTATTTGCTGCGCTGTTGTGTTTAAACTTTCAGGTCAACCTGGTAAAGTCGTTTTGA